gagacctatacttccaaaatcgccattaaagatatagggagcccctaacccttTCCCTTACCTTAACACTTTTGAGTTGGCGCAACcctcttttggagtaaccacgcccTCTTTCaaagattccacccccatttggaggtctccgtcctgcagctatacctacttgcctTTTTCCGTGGTATTGAGAaagatatagctgcaggccgagCTCCAAAAaagggcgggagctccaaactgccagcaaagatatacaGAGCACCTAACCTGTtcacctaacctaaccctttccctagcCCTAACCGTTTGTGTAAGtgtcgcccccttttggagttggcccaACCCCCTTCTGGACTAACCCCAAACCCTTGTAGTTACCAACACCTTTTTTGTATTTCCGCCCCCGTTTGGAGATCTCCAGGATGCAGCAATACATATTTGGTGGTATTAATTATTCAGCAGACCATTTTTTTTATCCAAACAAATTACACTTACTGCAGGGACAATTTCCCTCTACCTTCCtaattaatcaaattacaatacacttgctttttatttaataaaagagaTACAAAAACACAACTCTGTCTCTCACCTTATTATTTCTTGGTCTCAGTCCCAACTGTTGGTTAACTGGTACTGCCATTTTTATTCCAAATGTAACCTTACTTACTCCCAAACAGGAAAGGCACTGGTTCAGTCTGTAGtctgacaacaaaaaaaaaaaaaaagtattatttgttAGCATTTATAGTTGAACAGTTTATAAATCACTTACATTTATACCTCACCATTTTTTTAAAGACTTCAAATGCAATTTTCTAAAATTAACTATTGTGTCTCAATTACACAAATTTTAAAGTGATTAAGATtaaatccaattaaaatatttgtatatttaaataattcaaataaaaatacaaataaaacatgacAAAGTCACAAAGACTTGGTAACGCAGTTTAAATGATAAATGTATCATGTCTTTTTAACTCAGCACTGTGTCACCTTGTGGAGACAAATAGTAGAAGCaagctttttttaaagtaattaaagcTTAATGTGATTAAAGCTTAAtaaatcagtaaaaaaataaataaaatgaaacaacgtttgaaaaaaaatattaatcgaAAACAAAAACAGCGCTTTAGCAACTGCGTTCCTCGGGACAGATTGATGGAGTTACAGGCTGCGTTACAAAAGTTAgtgtgctgcctacctagacagcattttttggcATCATATTCGCGTTCAACATGCTTTCTAGATAAgcagcacactaggttttaaAATGCAACCACTTTCTCAACCAGTTCCATTACAATATAAGCAAAAattgtaggaaaaaaaaaatgatcatataaatAAGAATATAATTACTGATATATATTAGAGAAGTTTAGTTTATACACTccgaaattaatttaatttactcaTAGGCGGCCTGTTTACTGAaggtttagcatgctaacatcatCAGCTGATAGTCTCTGCTCTGTTACAGCCTTTCTTTCATCACCATTCGCATCTTTAAGACGAACTGAACGGGTAAAATTACATCTGACATTCTAAACCGTATCAACAggcaaaatgacaattttagagttgttttaagtttattttgaGGTTTAAGGTGCAGGACTGAGATATTTTTTTGCACCCAAACAATTTTGGCCTGTTGACTGCAACCTCCGAGATTATATTACTTTGCCATAATGCCTAACGCTCACTAAGGGATAGGCAAAATAGAAAATTGCATTAATCTTTGTCTAATTTAACATTTTACGATGAAAAGTGTATTTTCCCCATATTGAAATTacataaataagtacattttacatgACAGAGTACAGAATTCACGTTCACTTACCTGCACAGATCGACCAGACTTGAGCCGGAAGTACCGCCCCATTTCAACCTATGATTGGTCAATGCGTGGAAAGACGGCCGCTGATTGGCTGATTTATACGTTGAGAGATGGGTTTACGAATGAAAGTAAAAATCTGTAACTTTGCAAAagagttgatttttttttgtgtatgtctTTGAAGttattgtctgtttgtttgaataGATATACACGTACCTAACATAAAACAGTCCTTTTGCAATTGCTTAATATCCACTGTCTTTGTCTGCTGTTGTCATTCTAGCAAACGATTGTAAACATATCATCCCAAACCTAAAGCAAAAGTGAATGTTTTATTTGGTATAAAATGCGTCGTCTAACATTCGAGCCATTCAGAACAGTCTGTAAACTAGAACAAAAACGCCATCGACCAATGCATTTAAAAGGCCTGGCTAATATTTGACTCTAATTCTGACAGCACTGTTTTAGAACACTTCAACCCCCTTCAATGTTTTAGAGCTATTACAAGTCCCTTCCTTTTAGAAAAATGTATCACGGTAACTATAGTTTCCGCCAAAATACCAAActtattgcattcatttttttagaCAATAAAGCTATTGACTTACCTTAGCCTTCAAAGATTCTGAAATCCTCTTAAACCATTTGAAGATCACATAATCTGTTATAAATCTGTATTAGTGATAATTGTAGTAAATGTGGTGttttggttaccatggtaaatgttttgGCAAGGGTTACATATTAACTCGTGTCCTTTTGAAGAGACTGTTGTAGCCTCCCAGTCAAAGCCAAGTGTTGATCAGTTGAGTAATGATCACATTTTCCTTCAATGACCACATCAGGACTTTCAAAGTTGTTTATTCTTTAACTTTTTAATTCCTTAAAATCTACAATTAAGAAGCATTTAGCAGagatcaaaaacatttttataataataaacatgttCTGGTAAAATAAAATCCATGAAAGATACTTTGTGCACGTTCATCAGTATTGTCCTCAACAGCACCAACATTTCAGAAAATTGTCTCAAGTCTGACCACTGGTCACTGTGCCATACAATATCGTGTTAATTTGGACACTGTGGCCTTGTTTTCTAAACACTTGACTAAAGGAGATGGGGAAGGGGGACACGCACCAttcatttaaatcaacaattCTCTAATCAAGGTCTTGTCGCAATTCTCTTGCAGCCTGACATGTGGATTCAGAATGTCCCGAAGCTAAATTACGtttctttttggagcataaaataCGGGTTACTGTGAGGGTGGAATATTGTTCTGATCAagacaaaaaaattatcaaacaTAGGAAGTGCTTCTAAGCATCATTCATACACAAGTCCAAACAATCAGCTTGAATCAGATGAAAAGGTCTGCATCATCCAGAACTAGTTCCATCCTTTAGATACTTTTAGTAGGATAGGATTTTTCTTCTAAACAGATTGCAATCTGATAGAAGATATGCAGTAAACATTTAAGTATAAATCCATATTCTCTTAAGCATatgcaacactttttttttttgatttgggCAGAAAGTGCTTTTTCTCCTGCAAGTATGTgccatgatgaaaaaaaaaaaaaacagtggggaGAGGAATCAAAGGACTACCAACTCTTACACAGGTCTTTATTCAGAGCAAATGctgataaaataacataaaaggcCTAAACATTAAGACAGGAACATCCATGAATgtctgtggcttttttttttttcttctacttttTGAGTCTTAGGTTGACAACTGACTTGAAGACAGCGGAGTAATCGGCAGGTGTGGGAAATTTGAGCTCAGACAGAACTTGAAATCTTCAAGTGATTGTGTCTGCACTGAAGGATGCCTGACAGTGACAATGGGATGAGACAGGACCAGAAGATCAGACCGATGGGAGACCGCTAAGTCATGATGACAGGAAGGATGATGCGGGCGGGGGGGGGAAGGCAAGAACGaatgatgaaaataaaattacagaaatgaaGAGGTACTGTTATTAGCAGcagtttgttttcctttttttcatcTTCCTCCTCTATCAGAGCTGGAGTCTTTGAGTAGCCCCCAGATTGGCATTATTTCAGAGCAAGTCCAAAGTGGTGTCAGGGGGCTACAGAACCTCATCGCTCTCCGTGGTGtggagctgtgtgtcatcagcgtcAGTCATACTGCTCTCCTGTGACTCCTCCACTTCCGCTGCTGAAATCAGCAAACAATGTTACATGGAGCACAATACCATTTCCTTAAATAAACACCATAAAGAAATGGTTATTACACTGGGTTGACATTGGTGTGCTGCCAAGTATTATAGCAAATGACAGCACTCATTTCTACATAAATAACAATAGTGCCTTTAAAAGGGCAACTTCAAGGCACTTTACAGAATAAAAGCAAAATACAAAAccatatataaaaatacagtacatcaatacaacaataaaaatgtgtatacaAAGAAAAGGGTTAAAAAGGGAAACAAATActctgtaaatacatttatttcataaaACTATTTCAAGACACTAGAAAACACCAGCAAACCTACAGCTGTCCAAAGGCCCTTTCCCACTACAGGgactaaagcccgttttaggaACTTTTAATCGTTTTTGCACCTGAAAAACTATAGTTCCTCTTAGCtgttttaaaggacatttttagctcctactccggggtaggtacttttggggcatagagggactgtgggagatgctgcagcctgtgattggtcaaaaacctatgacacaCAAATAGCTTTGAGAAACGCAAGGAGTCCGCAGCCACCATCTGTAAACAAACttttagctgctagcctgctactcagaggatagCGCTGATTTTACatttcccttaacagaaataacatataaccaacaaagtatccaaagaggatcACATGTttcacatatatgtgtgtgtgtgtgacttcatcAGGAGACACACTTAgagttttcattgcatctgtactgtttgtactaTGTGACTATATGGAagataaagtgatttctggataaCTACATAcatttttcctgggatgacggacataaataataagatgtttatcgagagtgggtaattaaTCTGTATTATAAACTGAACAGTTATGAAATCTAGTTTATATGAGGTAAGTtttgcgtgcctgttactgcgtGATTAACTTGCTTCAAGACGTTTttaagtaaatgagtgagtatttcagtaaagTAATTTacgttgagtcataaaagcctttattgtaaaagcttgtgttgataaataggtttatagtgcatttgcaACCGAGTTCAGCGTATGCTGCGTGGTATCGAGGCAAGGCGTCTCTCCTCTCACTCCGGCTGCAGCACGGAGCACCGCACACACCACTCACGTGCCTagtaaactgtaacctgaagacacaggctgcatccgaaaaagggaaaatgctgccttcagaggctgtataatgaggtaggatgaaaataaggtgctttttaaactgttcagagaccagtttccttaaaagttccattcatccaaaaactttGTCGATTAAACCATTAACTTattaggcagctgcctacatttttggATGCACCCAAAGTTTGTATAAAACAGCattaacaaaagtgtagctctgaTCCTGGCATTCTCcatcggtgttgttgattttgttgttgttgttgctgctgcttcTATTGAATTGTGCATGCAAACAACGTCAAAAGAAAAAAGGAcgatactagatgacgtcactaaGGGGGTTACTTTTGTGAATGCGAATGCAAAACAGGAAAATTATCCTCAGGTGTTCCGTTCCttgtaagagttctcatctagaaagtaaATGAAGTGAGTTACTAAGGATAAAGTACcgggactgtaggtgggaaaggggcCTTAACAGTTTTAGTGCCTCTGAGATAGCTCAATGAGTAACAGACTTACTTGAATAATAAGGATAGTCATCAGGAGTGACAGGTTCATCGTCATCTGGGAGGTATCGCTTATCTATGGCCTCTTTGATTTGATTATTTGCCCCTTTGGGGTCCAAGTCCATGGCCCAAGAGAAGTTCATTAGTGCCAGATGAGTCTGGCCAAGCTTCTTATAGACCTTTAAGAACAAGATTATTTGATGAGAGGAAATCAATAtgtttacagtaaataaaatatttatataagcaTATATTTACTACACAGTTGAGTTCTTTAGGTACCTTTCCTATTAAGAAGTAAACTAGTGACTCTTTGGGCACTATTTGTTTCAGCTCCTCAAGCTCCTGCAGAGCCGCCTAAGAAGTgagtaatttaaaatgtaacatttttaattacattgacATCAGTCTAATTGTCAAGATAAGTATTAAGTTGAGGTATACCTTGTACTTTTCATTGGCAAACAGAATTGAAGCCCTATGGAATTTGCATAGCGGGTTCTTGGGGTCGATGCTAATGGCTCTGTTAAGGGTCTCCAGTGCATGGTCTGATTTCTTCAAAGCATGTTGAACCTGAGACAGAGCACATGGCAAGGATATAAAGATGCagtcattaaacaattaaaataataaaaattcccCACAATTGTTGTACATCTAAGCATAATCACAACTACAAAGGACTAGTTCCAGCATTATCCAACTAATTAAATGGTGGGGGGGGAGGGGGAAACATATTTAACAATACTTTGATTTCTTAGGCAAAGCAACAGTGCAAGACTTGAGTATGTGACTCACAGATTCAGCAGCTGTACTGCATTAGATTTACTCACCACTCCGATATGACAGAGGAGCACAGAGCTCTGAGGATTGATGCTCAAAGCCTTCTTGAAATGAATCTCAGCAAGGTTAAACTTCTCCTGCTTGTAGTAAATCATTCCCAAGCCGTACCTGGAGTAGCAAGAGTAGGATCAACCGAGTCGGTTTATCGCTTAAGTTGTAGACAATCACTTTTAGTGTCCTTTGTTTTGAAGTGGAATTAGCTACCACTAACATGAATGGATATAAACaacttattttacaaaaaataaaaataaacaataactcTGTACTATCGCATTTTCAGGCCTTCTTAATGGCTCTTTCAGACTCTTGATTAAATAACATGGTCATACCAGGCATTGTAGTGACGTTTATTGAGGCGGATAGCATTACGGAAGCAGCCCAGGGCTTTTTCCAGCTCCTCTGTGAGCACCAGCTCATGCCCCAAAAGTGTGTATGCGTATGCAAAGCTGGGGTCCACCTGGATGGCCCGTGTGAAGAACTTAATGGCAATGTCATGCTCCCGCTGCAAGCTGAAACAGTTTCCAGCTACACACCAGggctgtacacacacacagagagaaagaggaaccATAAATGATCATTGAACAATACTTGTTATCCTGAGAAAAACAGGAGATTTGACATCTCAGACCAAACGTCCAGTTCTAAATGACTTACCTCAGGTGAGTTTTTGTCCATATCAGTAAGATCTTTAGAGAGGGCAGAGAGCGCCACGTCTTTCTGCAGATGCCAGAGCGTTGTGGAATAGATCTCCATACCTTCCACTCGATAGGTCTCAATACGCCGCACTTCTGAGAAAATTCTTTCCGCCTAGCAAGGAAATACACAAACATCTCATCAAGTCATAGGATCTAGTAGTTAAAGCAATTCATTGTAATATgtgtttctgcattttaaaaaatgacaaagttTCATGTGAACTTGCCACTATTGATAAATTCTTCAGTGTATAAATTGTAACTGATGTAATCTGATTTAAGCAGCCACCACACTCACCTGCATGTATTCAGCCAGTTCAAAGTGGGCTCGTCCGATCTGTCCTAGCACCCAGCCTGTGTTGTAGTGGTGTGAAGGCAACTGGCTTAATATGttaatggcttctttacagcTATATGAGCAGAGCGCAAGATAGCCCCTCCCAATATCCCGCATCAACGTCATCAGCCCATCTAAATTAAACAGAGGAGAAAAACTATTTTAGGACAATGCATCTTTTTCCTACTCCTTCTGCTGAATTTAAATTCCATAACACTTTGAGGCAAATTATATATTTTGCTATGATATCTTTACAAACAAGCAAGCACTCTGACACCTGCAGCTGCCTTCTGTAGATTAAAGGCCTGGAACTGCGGCAAGCTGATGTTGCCTTTGCCCTCTGTTATGGAAGAGTCTAGCTTGAGAATCTCGATGCTTTCATTCAGGTTAGATGAAGTGATTCCTCCTTTAcccgtttttgtttttgtttttcggtTGGGAATCT
This portion of the Myxocyprinus asiaticus isolate MX2 ecotype Aquarium Trade chromosome 14, UBuf_Myxa_2, whole genome shotgun sequence genome encodes:
- the LOC127451581 gene encoding cell division cycle protein 27 homolog isoform X2; the encoded protein is MTVLQEPVQAAVWHALNHYAYRDAVFLAERLYAEVHSEEALFLLATCYYRSGKAYKAYHLLKGHSCTTPQCKYLLAKCCVELSKLAEGEQILTGGVLNKQKSQDDIITEFGDSACFTLALLGQIYCKTDRLAKGAECYQKSMSENPFLWSPFESLCQIGERPDPEQIFRLTSLQSFSGGSGGGILPPPISPAHTPSNNMGHRQVDTVLMETPQDTLELNRLNLESSNSKYSSLNTDSSVSYIDSSIISPDSVPLSTSGSLLSKQVQNKPKSGRCLLGGTTTLSPLTPSFGILPLEPSPGDPTYLQNYGHSGTGMEPPPPPGPPKKAISRISQVGTKSVFSQSGNSREVIPSPFNLTQTTAPQTSTTPQVLSPTIAAPPNVQPRRSSRLFTSASSTAKENSKKLKMKFPTKIPNRKTKTKTGKGGITSSNLNESIEILKLDSSITEGKGNISLPQFQAFNLQKAAADGLMTLMRDIGRGYLALCSYSCKEAINILSQLPSHHYNTGWVLGQIGRAHFELAEYMQAERIFSEVRRIETYRVEGMEIYSTTLWHLQKDVALSALSKDLTDMDKNSPEPWCVAGNCFSLQREHDIAIKFFTRAIQVDPSFAYAYTLLGHELVLTEELEKALGCFRNAIRLNKRHYNAWYGLGMIYYKQEKFNLAEIHFKKALSINPQSSVLLCHIGVVQHALKKSDHALETLNRAISIDPKNPLCKFHRASILFANEKYKAALQELEELKQIVPKESLVYFLIGKVYKKLGQTHLALMNFSWAMDLDPKGANNQIKEAIDKRYLPDDDEPVTPDDYPYYSTEVEESQESSMTDADDTQLHTTESDEVL
- the LOC127451581 gene encoding cell division cycle protein 27 homolog isoform X1, which gives rise to MTVLQEPVQAAVWHALNHYAYRDAVFLAERLYAEVHSEEALFLLATCYYRSGKAYKAYHLLKGHSCTTPQCKYLLAKCCVELSKLAEGEQILTGGVLNKQKSQDDIITEFGDSACFTLALLGQIYCKTDRLAKGAECYQKSMSENPFLWSPFESLCQIGERPDPEQIFRLTSLQSFSGGSGGGILPPPISPAHTPSNNMGHRQVDTVLMETPQDTLELNRLNLESSNSKYSSLNTDSSVSYIDSSIISPDSVPLSTSGSLLSKQVQNKPKSGRCLLGGTTTLSPLTPSFGILPLEPSPGDPTYLQNYGHSGTGMEPPPPPGPPKKAISRISQVGTKSVFSQSGNSREVIPSPFNLTQTTAPQTSTTPQVLSPTIAAPPNVQPRRSSRLFTSASSTAKENSKKLKMKFPTKIPNRKTKTKTGKGGITSSNLNESIEILKLDSSITEGKGNISLPQFQAFNLQKAAADGLMTLMRDIGRGYLALCSYSCKEAINILSQLPSHHYNTGWVLGQIGRAHFELAEYMQAERIFSEVRRIETYRVEGMEIYSTTLWHLQKDVALSALSKDLTDMDKNSPEPWCVAGNCFSLQREHDIAIKFFTRAIQVDPSFAYAYTLLGHELVLTEELEKALGCFRNAIRLNKRHYNAWYGLGMIYYKQEKFNLAEIHFKKALSINPQSSVLLCHIGVVQHALKKSDHALETLNRAISIDPKNPLCKFHRASILFANEKYKAALQELEELKQIVPKESLVYFLIGKVYKKLGQTHLALMNFSWAMDLDPKGANNQIKEAIDKRYLPDDDEPVTPDDYPYYSTAEVEESQESSMTDADDTQLHTTESDEVL